A DNA window from Pseudoalteromonas spongiae UST010723-006 contains the following coding sequences:
- a CDS encoding tetratricopeptide repeat protein, whose product MGLKSIRCIAFVLAVILTHGCSTANAPKSAAQENNIDLLVLEGNADTAYKSGHLELAEGLYRQLLSYKKDYAPAWFRLGNIYTRTNRLDAAVNAYQNSISSDNEHAKAWHNLAIARVRQATDVLIEAQNHLVVDTAAKDRMDQLFLELMRIQSAKNQGPKVASYENL is encoded by the coding sequence ATGGGGTTAAAATCAATTCGATGCATCGCATTCGTGCTTGCGGTAATACTCACTCATGGATGTTCAACTGCAAATGCACCGAAAAGTGCTGCACAAGAGAACAATATTGATTTATTGGTGTTAGAAGGTAACGCAGATACAGCATACAAATCTGGTCATTTAGAACTAGCAGAAGGGCTTTATCGTCAATTGCTTTCTTATAAAAAAGATTATGCACCGGCATGGTTTCGGTTGGGAAATATTTACACCCGCACTAACCGTCTTGACGCGGCAGTTAATGCGTATCAAAACAGTATATCAAGTGACAACGAGCATGCAAAAGCTTGGCATAACCTTGCGATTGCACGTGTTAGACAAGCAACTGATGTTTTAATTGAAGCGCAGAATCATTTGGTGGTAGACACCGCAGCGAAAGATAGAATGGACCAACTATTTCTTGAACTAATGCGGATCCAATCGGCTAAAAATCAGGGACCGAAAGTAGCGAGTTATGAAAACTTATAA
- a CDS encoding TadE family protein — MKTYNVKRGQVGQSMAEFSISLPFLAPIVLVLIMLLIQWATIYRDKMTLNAATFDAVRSGTLNHGSMAKMREALAQGMTPLFMRDESSGVEVGRAYLLARAYVEGSNMLGVGAQIKQLHPTNEVYEKHKVLRKDGSGNVWYEIPNDNLMYRNPVQKHIKGDVFLNVQDANLLKIEVNWCKKLEVPIANWVIGKILTFTDVSINPFDAKYVNYVPSNHQLGCNALGLVSGADGTFNINEYYISLKSYAIARMQTPYRQQDSSIPDIKD, encoded by the coding sequence ATGAAAACTTATAACGTTAAAAGGGGGCAAGTGGGACAATCGATGGCTGAGTTTTCAATCAGTCTGCCATTTTTAGCTCCGATCGTACTTGTATTAATTATGCTTTTGATTCAATGGGCGACGATTTACCGAGACAAAATGACATTAAACGCTGCAACGTTTGATGCTGTGAGATCGGGAACATTAAATCACGGTAGTATGGCTAAAATGCGAGAAGCGCTCGCACAAGGTATGACGCCATTATTTATGCGTGATGAGTCGTCTGGTGTTGAGGTTGGTAGGGCTTATTTGCTTGCAAGAGCTTATGTTGAAGGGAGTAATATGCTTGGGGTAGGCGCGCAAATTAAACAATTACACCCTACCAACGAAGTCTACGAGAAACATAAGGTTTTAAGAAAAGATGGCAGCGGCAATGTCTGGTATGAAATCCCGAACGATAATTTAATGTATCGAAATCCAGTACAAAAGCATATTAAAGGTGATGTGTTTCTCAATGTACAAGATGCCAATTTACTCAAGATAGAAGTAAATTGGTGTAAAAAACTTGAAGTGCCAATTGCCAATTGGGTAATCGGTAAAATCTTAACGTTTACCGACGTTTCTATTAATCCATTTGACGCAAAATATGTAAATTATGTACCGAGTAACCATCAACTTGGTTGTAATGCGCTCGGCTTAGTATCGGGTGCTGACGGTACATTCAATATTAACGAGTATTACATTTCACTTAAGTCATATGCGATTGCACGAATGCAAACCCCATATAGACAACAAGACTCATCTATACCGGATATAAAAGATTAG
- a CDS encoding IPT/TIG domain-containing protein has translation MKTKTLIAMFLSGVISLGLAGCNDPIETEPDTVQPDDGNGGTDDGNGNDGTDGNDGGDVIDPSTGTWENNDEDGDGTPDLEDDLPFDPNENSYPEFFEQEPNDNPSIANPVSLEHGFIVNGVISSNLDKGDLFAFEVQDTKFITAIFRTDAQRFSPQVYLSNADGEVLESYEMYRSVSPNVVIVNFQIQNAGTYNLSVMDNNYAGGSDLIYNVSVFTDEDVDAFDDMKEYAFGSSLVSQDNDKDGIKDGFEYALMAAPSHIDFDEDGIPNWFDEDADGDGFSDEIEGINDLNNDFFPNYIDRDSDGNNIDDQLESGDPKNPNNFDNDSFIDHLDLDDDNDDILDVYDQKRLEHASRITAIEENGIMLRWTNNVTSTAYTVRDFIRAGDKAELIVSGITEQTQNVVVSYKINGVVTNSKPQITQDQDNNYRLTLEVPNIVGNGYLKVAYEGDYISEEMPFTVHESSLPLLSNEIRTIEEKDLLTLSGDNFDNDTSVFFGSKAAKASLIDENTITVQVPEGITGGSYWVTNTHGASNAVSYILNTNVEFNVTSSNVKEITHIGGILPSHGSAITGNTFEHQVLGSQPEVIYSYTVNQQGERETYLSTLLVPGQRKIEFSDESTASSALVAYLDLMLLGAGIGPQEVLEKVAEFEEYKDYIEQSVAYLEQDSAFFSFTEPRQERIALLNQYGRKILDKVTRPNSAEKHRVAKANGETGATNKFISTNTDTSIEPSIVSYPETNGTWALFDMSMEATTFLENKFVAGHKCGEGVDPKWHEVLNYDGCVELQNRSQLYLSYRVYEVNPMTGNLKDGALNNPLQEHVDTPYHKDMMGPTSGTFLGLEFWSADSLIDKCVYKDCLYQIITPGVDGIYGISPFSLKGTESYNLSGQKAKKMLAIRTIIDNIVIRFYNTLIDAVGIGIPADNATKAKMVRDVIMAVYQHMPAITDQVEALAAKDTVTAQDWEDLAYNIGQELYKKEIQPILTMDMSKLPNIPVGPATQAILSAYEIQMPDFRKALAEKLAKKLFPGWGAIDTAYDASMVASAMIDMAKTLKDMAAVPTKIDYVVSWGLTLSDITPRTIFKDNTQKSFEIVGSGMAVVKGIWDDEPEVIVIDSVTGKELDTDVQYVNKEGTKLTFTLDNIQQIEEAVGPLTVYVRHRGDEAKLGYEILIGSSLSITNVTPNKAPPGTEVTIEGVGFSTKISDNKVTFTGPNDTRISATIVSATTEVLVVKVPNQVQTGFITVEVNGDLSNEYPFFGPSQLEIIFGDNGNFNDDVYKLSVNGAVKYDNSSPKRKVGPVYVSLDEGTHSVELTGIRADDGIGTYYIQFGGDVISVSGDAQSGRDLCPDVVKRYQVEVGQSGTHYHAVTQQVMVKQSEFARSTDDECAAR, from the coding sequence ATGAAGACTAAAACGCTTATAGCGATGTTTTTGAGTGGTGTAATTTCACTCGGATTAGCTGGATGTAACGACCCAATAGAAACAGAACCTGACACGGTGCAACCAGATGATGGAAATGGGGGGACTGATGATGGAAACGGAAATGATGGCACTGATGGTAATGACGGTGGAGATGTAATCGACCCTTCGACAGGTACATGGGAAAACAATGACGAAGATGGGGATGGTACACCTGATTTAGAAGATGACTTACCTTTCGACCCTAATGAAAACAGTTATCCAGAGTTCTTTGAACAGGAACCCAATGACAATCCATCAATTGCTAATCCAGTAAGCTTAGAACATGGGTTTATTGTTAATGGTGTGATTTCTTCAAACCTTGATAAAGGTGATCTATTCGCGTTTGAAGTACAAGACACTAAATTTATTACCGCAATTTTTAGAACAGATGCACAAAGGTTTTCACCACAAGTTTATTTGTCAAATGCAGACGGTGAAGTGCTTGAATCTTATGAAATGTATCGTTCAGTAAGTCCAAACGTTGTGATTGTTAACTTTCAAATTCAAAATGCCGGTACATATAACCTAAGTGTAATGGATAACAATTACGCCGGTGGAAGCGACCTAATTTACAACGTAAGTGTTTTTACCGATGAAGATGTAGACGCCTTTGATGACATGAAGGAATATGCATTTGGCTCTAGTCTGGTATCTCAAGATAACGATAAAGATGGGATTAAGGACGGCTTCGAGTACGCGCTTATGGCTGCACCAAGTCATATTGATTTCGATGAGGATGGTATTCCAAACTGGTTCGATGAAGATGCGGATGGAGACGGATTTAGTGATGAAATTGAAGGTATCAACGATCTAAATAACGATTTTTTCCCAAATTACATTGATAGGGATTCGGACGGAAATAATATTGACGACCAGTTAGAAAGTGGCGACCCAAAGAATCCTAATAATTTTGACAATGATTCGTTTATCGACCACTTAGATTTAGATGATGACAATGATGATATTCTTGATGTATATGACCAAAAGCGTTTAGAACACGCGTCGCGTATTACTGCTATAGAAGAAAACGGCATCATGCTGCGCTGGACGAATAATGTAACGTCAACAGCTTATACGGTAAGAGATTTTATTAGAGCTGGAGACAAGGCTGAGTTAATTGTAAGTGGTATAACAGAACAAACGCAGAATGTTGTGGTGTCATATAAAATAAACGGCGTCGTAACAAATTCAAAACCTCAAATCACACAAGATCAAGATAATAATTATAGATTGACGTTAGAGGTACCAAATATTGTTGGTAATGGTTATCTAAAAGTAGCCTATGAAGGAGATTACATTTCTGAGGAAATGCCTTTCACTGTACACGAATCAAGTTTACCTCTGTTGTCTAATGAGATTAGAACGATAGAAGAAAAAGATTTGTTAACGTTATCAGGTGATAATTTTGATAACGACACAAGTGTGTTTTTTGGTAGTAAAGCGGCTAAAGCAAGCTTGATTGACGAAAACACAATCACGGTGCAAGTGCCAGAGGGCATCACTGGTGGTTCATATTGGGTTACTAACACACATGGCGCAAGTAACGCTGTTAGTTACATATTGAACACAAATGTTGAATTTAATGTAACGTCAAGCAATGTAAAGGAAATTACCCATATCGGAGGAATTTTACCTAGCCATGGTTCCGCTATAACAGGAAATACATTTGAGCACCAAGTACTCGGTAGCCAACCTGAAGTGATTTATAGCTATACAGTAAACCAACAAGGTGAGCGTGAAACTTATTTGAGTACATTGTTGGTTCCTGGTCAGCGTAAAATCGAATTTAGTGATGAGTCTACAGCGAGTTCAGCACTGGTTGCTTATCTTGATTTAATGTTATTAGGTGCGGGTATTGGACCACAGGAAGTTTTAGAGAAAGTAGCTGAATTTGAGGAGTATAAAGACTATATCGAACAGTCTGTGGCTTATTTAGAACAAGACTCGGCGTTTTTCTCGTTTACCGAACCTCGTCAGGAGCGTATTGCGCTATTGAACCAATATGGACGTAAAATTTTAGACAAAGTAACTAGGCCTAACAGTGCCGAAAAGCATCGAGTTGCTAAAGCCAATGGTGAAACTGGCGCGACAAATAAATTTATTTCTACCAATACTGATACGTCAATTGAACCAAGTATTGTTTCTTACCCTGAAACCAACGGAACTTGGGCGCTTTTCGATATGTCTATGGAGGCAACTACCTTTCTTGAGAATAAGTTTGTTGCCGGACATAAGTGTGGTGAAGGCGTAGACCCTAAATGGCACGAAGTGCTCAATTACGATGGCTGTGTCGAGTTACAAAACCGAAGCCAATTGTACTTAAGTTATCGTGTATATGAGGTAAACCCCATGACCGGTAACTTGAAAGACGGTGCTTTAAATAACCCACTGCAAGAGCATGTCGATACACCTTATCATAAAGATATGATGGGGCCTACGAGTGGTACTTTCCTTGGTTTAGAGTTTTGGTCAGCTGATTCATTAATTGATAAATGCGTTTATAAAGACTGCTTGTATCAAATAATCACGCCTGGAGTAGATGGCATCTATGGCATCAGTCCTTTTAGTTTAAAAGGTACTGAAAGTTATAATTTATCGGGCCAAAAAGCTAAGAAAATGTTAGCGATTAGAACGATCATCGATAACATTGTAATTCGCTTTTACAATACGCTAATTGATGCTGTTGGAATTGGCATACCAGCCGACAACGCAACAAAAGCGAAAATGGTACGTGACGTTATTATGGCAGTGTATCAGCATATGCCTGCAATCACAGATCAGGTTGAAGCTCTGGCCGCTAAGGACACTGTGACCGCGCAGGATTGGGAAGATCTTGCATATAATATTGGTCAAGAACTTTATAAGAAAGAAATTCAGCCAATCCTAACGATGGATATGAGTAAACTACCAAACATACCGGTAGGCCCAGCTACTCAAGCGATTCTTTCTGCCTATGAAATTCAAATGCCTGATTTTAGAAAGGCACTCGCTGAAAAGCTTGCGAAAAAGTTATTCCCTGGTTGGGGGGCCATAGACACAGCATATGATGCCTCAATGGTTGCGTCCGCAATGATAGATATGGCAAAAACACTAAAAGATATGGCGGCGGTTCCGACAAAGATCGATTATGTTGTTTCGTGGGGGCTAACGCTTTCAGACATTACACCACGAACAATTTTCAAAGATAATACCCAAAAATCATTTGAGATTGTCGGCAGTGGTATGGCTGTTGTAAAAGGGATTTGGGACGACGAACCAGAAGTAATTGTTATTGATAGCGTTACGGGTAAAGAGCTTGATACTGATGTTCAGTATGTAAACAAAGAGGGTACAAAACTAACATTTACACTCGATAATATCCAGCAGATTGAAGAGGCAGTTGGTCCTCTTACGGTTTATGTTAGACATCGAGGCGATGAAGCAAAGCTAGGTTATGAAATACTAATTGGCTCTAGTCTTTCAATCACAAATGTTACACCTAACAAAGCGCCACCCGGAACTGAGGTAACAATTGAAGGCGTCGGGTTCAGTACGAAAATATCAGATAATAAAGTCACTTTCACAGGCCCGAATGACACGCGGATCAGTGCCACGATTGTTTCAGCCACTACCGAAGTGCTCGTAGTTAAAGTACCGAATCAGGTTCAAACAGGCTTTATTACTGTAGAAGTAAATGGCGATTTAAGTAACGAATATCCTTTCTTCGGCCCAAGTCAGCTAGAAATTATATTTGGCGACAACGGTAACTTTAATGATGACGTTTACAAACTATCTGTTAATGGTGCGGTTAAATATGACAATAGTTCTCCAAAACGAAAAGTAGGACCTGTCTATGTATCTCTAGATGAGGGAACACACTCAGTTGAACTTACAGGTATCCGAGCTGATGATGGAATTGGTACCTACTACATACAGTTCGGCGGTGATGTTATAAGTGTTTCCGGTGATGCGCAGTCAGGCAGAGATTTATGTCCAGATGTTGTTAAGCGCTATCAAGTAGAAGTAGGTCAATCAGGCACTCATTATCATGCAGTTACACAACAAGTAATGGTAAAACAATCTGAATTTGCACGCTCAACAGATGACGAATGTGCAGCGAGATAG
- a CDS encoding DUF192 domain-containing protein, translating to MMRVSRLMLDGEYISGFDLGIADSIWLRLRGLLGRKISNNFGLIIMPCNSIHTMWMAYDIDAVFLDSKGRITSIHQHLAPWKFARCKNAKNVLELKSGNAEKLKLKEGSVISWG from the coding sequence ATGATGAGAGTTAGTAGATTGATGCTCGATGGTGAGTACATATCAGGTTTTGATTTGGGTATTGCAGATTCAATTTGGTTACGCCTTCGTGGATTGCTTGGACGCAAAATATCAAATAATTTTGGTCTAATTATTATGCCTTGTAATAGCATTCACACAATGTGGATGGCCTACGATATCGATGCGGTATTTTTGGATTCCAAAGGACGTATAACGTCAATACATCAACATTTAGCACCTTGGAAATTCGCGCGATGCAAAAACGCAAAAAATGTATTGGAGCTAAAGTCTGGCAATGCAGAAAAGCTAAAGTTAAAAGAAGGGAGTGTAATTTCATGGGGTTAA
- a CDS encoding type II secretion system F family protein, with product MVYWILFFFGASICLGIYSVTKIKQEVPEDTRDFMDPLPPSLKIIWPLVKIASYYIGERLPIDYLVKTNKKLQISGLSYIISAEDYFGIRLVVSMICGLMTWFCLSALDSVSLDYIVFALIAGYFLPLVTLSDLKKKRQLKIVKALPVYLDFITMAVEAGLNLTGAIAQSVDKGPDGPLKVEFEKVMRDLRSGVGKIDAFRSMAERVHISEINNLVSALAQAERTGASLGSTLRIQADQRRVERFQRAEKKALEAPVKLVFPLVAFIFPVTFAILFFPIVMKFIYEV from the coding sequence ATGGTTTATTGGATACTTTTTTTCTTTGGCGCATCAATATGCCTAGGTATATATAGCGTTACTAAAATAAAACAGGAAGTGCCTGAAGATACGCGTGATTTTATGGATCCATTGCCACCGTCGTTAAAGATTATATGGCCTTTGGTTAAAATTGCTTCCTATTATATCGGTGAACGTTTACCAATTGATTACTTGGTTAAAACCAATAAAAAACTGCAAATTTCAGGTCTTTCTTACATTATTTCAGCAGAAGACTACTTTGGCATTCGTCTTGTTGTGTCAATGATATGCGGTTTAATGACATGGTTTTGTTTATCTGCTTTGGACTCTGTGTCGTTAGACTATATTGTTTTCGCGTTGATTGCTGGTTACTTTTTACCGTTAGTCACGTTAAGTGATTTGAAAAAGAAACGTCAATTAAAAATAGTTAAAGCGCTTCCTGTTTATCTCGACTTTATTACTATGGCGGTGGAAGCAGGCTTGAATTTAACAGGCGCGATCGCACAATCCGTAGATAAAGGCCCTGATGGTCCATTAAAAGTAGAGTTTGAAAAAGTAATGCGAGATTTACGTTCTGGCGTTGGCAAAATCGACGCATTTAGATCGATGGCTGAGCGTGTCCATATAAGTGAGATCAATAACTTAGTAAGTGCTTTAGCACAAGCTGAACGTACCGGTGCGAGTTTGGGTTCTACGTTACGTATACAAGCTGATCAAAGGCGAGTAGAACGATTTCAACGTGCTGAGAAAAAGGCTCTAGAAGCGCCAGTTAAACTTGTGTTTCCGCTTGTTGCATTCATATTTCCTGTGACATTTGCAATCTTATTTTTCCCAATCGTTATGAAATTTATATACGAAGTGTAA